A genomic window from Candidatus Andeanibacterium colombiense includes:
- a CDS encoding glycosyltransferase, with amino-acid sequence MIPEPFRDDARPVAAIFRSPVFNASETFVRLQAAGLSRYQTVVVGLEDKGHVPATLEGRVLLPAGRLAAFGVRAFGRWGGLADQVAATRPALIHAHFGTDGLIALPLARRLGIPLITTLRGYDVTRSRLSLLASGRLSWMRYAIGEQYLAAGGDLFLAVSDALREQAIARGFPAARILTHYNGVDLQRFRPAAGVRDAALVVHVGRLVEKKGTALLLQAIAGARRQIPDIRLVVCGDGPLRPALEVLTRDLGLADAVHFAGQVSPEMLAPLLQRAALLAAPSFTAASGDAEGLPNVVVEAAASGLPVVASDHGGIGEAVIEGETGFLVPEHAIAELEQRLTQLLGSTELRAKMGAAGRRLAETRFDAVRQMALLEQRYDMLRAAY; translated from the coding sequence GTGATACCCGAACCCTTCCGCGATGACGCACGGCCGGTCGCGGCGATCTTCCGCTCGCCGGTGTTCAACGCCTCGGAAACCTTCGTGCGGCTGCAGGCCGCGGGCTTGTCACGCTACCAGACCGTGGTGGTCGGGCTGGAGGACAAGGGCCATGTCCCCGCGACGCTGGAGGGCCGGGTCCTGCTGCCGGCCGGGCGGCTCGCGGCGTTCGGCGTTCGTGCCTTTGGTCGCTGGGGCGGTTTGGCGGACCAGGTGGCGGCCACGCGGCCAGCACTGATCCACGCGCATTTCGGGACCGACGGACTGATCGCGCTGCCCCTTGCACGCCGCCTCGGGATCCCGCTGATCACCACCTTGCGCGGATACGACGTCACTCGGTCGCGCTTGAGCCTGCTCGCCTCGGGACGTCTGTCGTGGATGCGCTATGCGATCGGCGAGCAATACCTCGCGGCGGGCGGCGATCTGTTCCTCGCGGTATCCGATGCCCTGCGTGAGCAAGCGATCGCGCGCGGTTTCCCCGCGGCGCGGATTTTGACTCACTATAATGGCGTTGATTTGCAGCGTTTTCGCCCGGCGGCCGGTGTACGCGACGCGGCGCTGGTCGTCCATGTCGGACGGCTGGTAGAGAAGAAAGGCACTGCCCTGCTGTTGCAAGCAATTGCCGGCGCACGAAGGCAGATCCCGGACATACGGCTGGTCGTTTGCGGCGACGGACCGCTCCGCCCGGCGCTCGAAGTCCTGACACGGGATCTCGGCCTTGCCGACGCGGTCCACTTTGCAGGGCAGGTTTCACCCGAAATGCTCGCGCCCTTGCTCCAGCGCGCAGCGCTACTGGCTGCACCGAGCTTCACCGCGGCAAGCGGGGACGCCGAGGGGTTGCCAAATGTCGTGGTCGAGGCCGCGGCGTCCGGGCTGCCGGTAGTCGCCAGTGATCATGGTGGGATCGGCGAAGCGGTGATCGAGGGAGAGACCGGCTTCCTGGTGCCCGAACATGCAATCGCCGAACTCGAACAGCGGCTGACCCAGTTGCTCGGCTCGACGGAATTACGCGCCAAGATGGGCGCTGCCGGCCGGAGATTAGCCGAAACCCGGTTCGACGCGGTGAGGCAGATGGCACTATTGGAGCAGCGTTACGATATGCTGCGCGCAGCTTACTAG
- a CDS encoding CDP-alcohol phosphatidyltransferase family protein: MPKPPLNTISAIIFVANETVARQRIAGVTAIGRIVRELAVAGFVRIRIVSKEMDFGEEALADFERLAPGAAVTFSAQMPEGGDTIAFASDYLVPAEEIVRFAAGNGRELSYQGEPVAWRSAGSGGTMVAADAVLLDDDAGWELLRRTVKSGDGLVSRYINRRISRPISAFMLLFPFIRPVHATAGTALLGIAMLLALLTGSHAGMIAGAILFQAASIFDGVDGEIARASFRSSATGASLDSAIDQAINISFILGLSYSLTMQGVQFAVYLGLWSVSAMALGLWLIGRKTVKNGKPLGFDLVKHKMREGNFGPIAKGVIAFFTFLTARDGFAFLIAVAVSCGQALLALSVFATVAMIWIVTVIVAIFPRPEATEEAPSVL, encoded by the coding sequence ATGCCCAAACCCCCCCTAAATACCATTTCCGCCATCATTTTCGTCGCCAATGAAACGGTCGCCCGGCAGCGAATCGCCGGTGTGACCGCGATCGGCAGGATCGTGCGCGAGCTTGCCGTCGCCGGCTTCGTGCGGATTCGGATCGTTTCGAAAGAGATGGATTTCGGAGAAGAAGCGCTAGCCGATTTTGAGCGCCTGGCTCCGGGCGCTGCGGTGACTTTCTCCGCGCAAATGCCGGAAGGCGGCGATACAATCGCCTTTGCTTCCGATTATCTCGTGCCCGCCGAGGAAATCGTTCGCTTCGCTGCCGGCAATGGACGCGAATTGTCCTATCAGGGCGAGCCGGTCGCGTGGCGCTCCGCGGGTTCCGGCGGCACGATGGTGGCCGCCGATGCGGTGCTGCTCGACGACGATGCCGGGTGGGAACTGCTGCGCCGCACGGTCAAGAGCGGCGACGGGCTTGTTTCCCGCTATATCAACCGGCGCATCTCGCGGCCGATCAGCGCCTTCATGCTGCTGTTCCCGTTCATCCGGCCGGTCCATGCTACGGCGGGAACGGCGCTGCTCGGCATCGCGATGCTGCTGGCGCTGCTGACCGGCAGCCATGCGGGCATGATCGCCGGCGCGATCCTGTTCCAGGCTGCATCGATCTTCGACGGGGTCGATGGCGAAATCGCCCGCGCCAGCTTCCGCAGCTCGGCCACCGGGGCCTCGCTCGACAGTGCGATCGACCAGGCAATCAACATCTCCTTCATTCTCGGACTCAGCTACAGTCTGACGATGCAAGGCGTGCAGTTCGCGGTCTATCTCGGCCTGTGGTCGGTTTCGGCGATGGCGCTTGGCCTGTGGCTGATCGGGCGCAAGACGGTGAAGAACGGCAAGCCGCTGGGCTTCGATCTGGTCAAGCACAAGATGCGCGAAGGCAATTTCGGGCCGATCGCAAAAGGGGTGATCGCTTTCTTCACCTTCCTCACCGCGCGTGACGGGTTTGCGTTCCTGATCGCGGTCGCGGTGTCCTGCGGCCAGGCGCTGCTTGCGCTCAGCGTGTTCGCGACCGTGGCGATGATCTGGATCGTTACCGTCATCGTCGCGATCTTTCCGCGGCCGGAGGCAACCGAAGAAGCCCCCAGCGTACTCTAG
- a CDS encoding DUF2141 domain-containing protein produces the protein MKHPLFSNARGAKTLFIPAAGLLAIGLAAAPAQAEECTGTPSATKMYVDVQGVLNSNGLIAVTLYADNSKKFLAKHGSLYVGRVPAKAGTTRVCIYVPKPAVYAIAVYHDVDGNRKFNRSGIGFPAEPYGFANNASTLAGLPSFKSVRISVPRDGFETSIRLKQP, from the coding sequence ATGAAACATCCGCTTTTCAGTAACGCGCGTGGCGCGAAAACCCTTTTTATACCTGCGGCGGGTTTGCTGGCCATCGGCCTGGCGGCGGCCCCGGCCCAAGCCGAGGAATGCACCGGCACGCCCAGCGCGACCAAGATGTACGTCGATGTGCAGGGCGTACTGAACAGCAACGGCCTGATCGCTGTGACGCTCTATGCCGACAATTCGAAGAAATTCCTTGCCAAGCATGGTTCACTCTATGTCGGACGCGTTCCGGCGAAGGCCGGAACGACGCGCGTGTGCATCTATGTGCCCAAGCCCGCCGTCTATGCGATTGCCGTATATCATGATGTTGATGGAAATCGAAAATTCAACCGCAGCGGCATCGGTTTTCCTGCCGAACCCTACGGCTTTGCAAATAATGCCTCGACCTTGGCCGGCCTGCCGTCGTTCAAGTCGGTGCGGATCAGCGTTCCCAGGGACGGATTCGAGACCTCCATCAGGTTGAAGCAGCCTTAG
- a CDS encoding glycosyltransferase family 4 protein, translated as MKLAYPMLWSGPLHKADRDQAVSTAAAFARRGHEVTLLLPRLAGDGVVDSAMLRDYFDVTGDFRTVQVPVRWAGTPALPSLWWLRRVLKSQLVTDADVLFSRIPAMLAVGERSPVPFVTDHYRPWPDDLPMLRPLIRRTARQRHCLGILTHSDFAAESYRRCGVSDDKLLVAHNGAELGRFEPALTPAEARRMVGLDPDRPTVVYAGRINEKKGLDQVLALAGLRPEVAFVLVGSESEGPIERAAREHPNLQVFPWQGPRTLAPFLFAADVLVVPPSSAPLEQFGNCVLPIKLFAYFAAGRPILAPEAADTVGFLRQRENALLVMPDDPQAAASALDELLGDRALAARLGEAARSEALLLSWDRRAEKIETFLLERLASAGLAPKAAST; from the coding sequence ATGAAGCTGGCCTATCCGATGCTGTGGTCCGGACCCTTGCACAAGGCCGACCGCGATCAGGCCGTCAGTACCGCCGCGGCCTTTGCCCGCCGCGGGCACGAGGTGACGCTGCTGTTGCCCCGGCTCGCGGGCGACGGCGTGGTCGATAGTGCGATGCTGCGCGACTATTTCGACGTTACTGGCGATTTCCGGACGGTTCAGGTCCCGGTTCGCTGGGCCGGCACGCCCGCGCTCCCGAGCCTGTGGTGGCTGCGCAGGGTCCTGAAAAGCCAGCTGGTAACCGATGCCGATGTGCTGTTCTCGCGCATTCCGGCAATGCTGGCGGTGGGCGAGCGCAGTCCGGTGCCCTTCGTGACCGACCATTACCGGCCTTGGCCCGATGATCTGCCGATGCTGCGTCCGCTGATCCGGCGCACCGCGCGTCAGCGGCATTGCCTCGGCATCCTCACCCATTCCGATTTTGCGGCAGAGAGCTATCGCCGCTGCGGGGTTTCCGACGACAAGCTGCTGGTAGCGCATAATGGCGCGGAACTGGGCCGGTTCGAGCCGGCTTTGACCCCGGCCGAGGCACGGCGGATGGTCGGCCTCGATCCCGATCGCCCGACGGTGGTCTATGCCGGGCGAATCAACGAGAAGAAGGGCCTCGACCAGGTCCTGGCGCTGGCCGGCCTGCGGCCCGAAGTTGCATTCGTGCTGGTCGGCTCGGAAAGTGAGGGGCCGATCGAGCGGGCGGCGCGTGAGCACCCGAACCTGCAGGTTTTCCCGTGGCAGGGCCCGCGCACGCTGGCGCCGTTCCTGTTCGCGGCGGATGTGCTGGTGGTGCCGCCGTCGAGCGCCCCGCTCGAGCAATTCGGCAATTGCGTGTTGCCGATCAAGCTGTTCGCCTATTTCGCCGCCGGGCGGCCGATTCTTGCGCCGGAAGCCGCCGACACGGTCGGTTTCCTCCGCCAGCGCGAGAACGCGCTGCTGGTAATGCCCGACGACCCGCAGGCGGCGGCAAGCGCGCTGGACGAACTGCTTGGCGACCGTGCGCTCGCAGCGAGGCTCGGCGAAGCGGCCCGCAGCGAAGCGCTGCTGCTGAGCTGGGATCGCCGCGCGGAAAAGATCGAGACGTTCTTGCTGGAACGCCTCGCCTCCGCCGGTCTCGCGCCTAAGGCTGCTTCAACCTGA
- a CDS encoding NTP transferase domain-containing protein, with the protein MKCLIIAAGFGSRLREVSDSKPLTPIAGVPLIEHIVRRSAAGGATSFVVVTGHEADAVEAFVAGLSERTGLPIECVRTADWSLPNGYSVMSGIARANERFILLMSDHIFDPAILAGLIASAPQGDELRLAVDRRLDNPAVDLEDVTCVATDAEGRIVRIGKLLETYDCFDTGIFTATPALGEAIAASIAAGGKGSLSEGVKALAERGLASTFDAADLWWLDVDDRKAYDMAEAALS; encoded by the coding sequence ATGAAATGCCTCATCATAGCAGCCGGCTTCGGTAGCCGGCTGCGCGAGGTGTCGGACTCCAAGCCGCTTACCCCAATTGCGGGCGTGCCGCTGATCGAGCACATCGTGCGCCGGTCGGCGGCGGGCGGTGCGACATCCTTCGTGGTGGTCACCGGACATGAGGCCGATGCGGTCGAAGCCTTCGTCGCCGGCCTGTCCGAACGGACCGGCCTGCCGATCGAATGCGTCCGCACTGCGGACTGGTCGCTGCCCAACGGCTATTCGGTGATGAGCGGGATCGCGCGCGCGAACGAGCGCTTCATCCTGCTGATGTCGGATCACATCTTCGACCCCGCGATTCTCGCCGGGCTGATTGCCTCCGCACCGCAAGGCGACGAGTTGCGCCTTGCGGTTGACCGCCGGCTCGACAATCCGGCGGTCGATCTCGAGGATGTAACCTGCGTCGCGACCGATGCGGAGGGACGAATCGTCCGAATCGGGAAGCTGCTCGAGACTTACGACTGTTTCGACACCGGCATCTTCACCGCCACGCCGGCTCTTGGCGAAGCGATTGCCGCCTCGATCGCGGCGGGGGGGAAGGGCAGCCTTTCCGAAGGCGTGAAGGCGCTGGCCGAGCGCGGGCTCGCGAGCACTTTCGATGCAGCCGACCTGTGGTGGCTCGATGTCGACGACCGCAAGGCCTATGACATGGCGGAAGCGGCGCTTTCCTAG
- a CDS encoding inositol-3-phosphate synthase: MVPIKVAILGVGNCASSLVQGVTYYGSNNAPTGLIHETIGGYGPTDLQFVLGIDVDERKVGLDIADAIFAAPNCTAVFAPDIAPTGGKVIMGTVLDGVAGHMESVAAERSFRVSNAPQADKAAIIAALKDSGADVLVNYLPVGSIEAVHFYMECALEAGVGVVNCMPVFIASDPVWEAKFIAKGLPIVGDDIKAQLGATIVHRALANLFAQRGVPVQHTYQLNTGGNTDFLNMADRARLSSKKESKTEAVQALLAERLADENIHVGPSDYIPWLNDNKLCFLRMEGTLFGDVPMNIEVRLSVEDSPNSAAVSLDAIRCCKLGLDRGIAGALVGPSAFYCKHPAQQFTDDVAARLTDEFIAGDLALAAE, from the coding sequence ATGGTTCCTATCAAGGTCGCAATTCTCGGCGTCGGAAACTGCGCAAGCTCGCTGGTTCAAGGCGTTACCTATTACGGTTCGAACAACGCTCCGACCGGCCTCATCCACGAAACGATCGGCGGCTACGGCCCTACCGATCTGCAATTCGTGCTCGGCATCGATGTTGACGAACGCAAGGTCGGGCTCGACATCGCGGATGCGATTTTCGCCGCTCCGAACTGCACCGCAGTCTTCGCACCCGACATCGCGCCCACCGGCGGCAAGGTGATCATGGGTACCGTGCTGGACGGCGTCGCCGGCCACATGGAAAGCGTCGCTGCCGAACGCAGCTTCCGCGTTTCGAACGCTCCGCAGGCCGATAAAGCCGCGATCATCGCCGCGCTGAAGGATTCGGGCGCCGATGTGCTGGTGAACTACCTTCCGGTCGGTTCGATCGAAGCGGTGCATTTCTATATGGAATGCGCACTCGAGGCGGGCGTCGGCGTGGTCAACTGCATGCCGGTGTTCATCGCCAGCGACCCGGTGTGGGAAGCGAAGTTCATCGCCAAGGGCCTGCCGATCGTCGGTGACGACATCAAGGCGCAGCTCGGCGCGACCATCGTCCACCGTGCGCTCGCCAATCTGTTCGCCCAGCGCGGCGTTCCGGTGCAGCACACCTACCAGCTCAACACCGGCGGCAACACCGACTTCCTCAATATGGCGGACCGCGCGCGGCTTTCGTCGAAGAAGGAATCGAAGACCGAAGCGGTTCAGGCCCTGCTGGCCGAGCGCCTGGCGGATGAGAACATCCACGTCGGCCCGAGCGATTACATCCCTTGGCTCAACGACAACAAGCTATGCTTCCTGCGCATGGAAGGCACGCTGTTCGGCGACGTTCCGATGAACATCGAAGTCCGCCTGTCGGTCGAAGACAGCCCGAACTCGGCCGCGGTTTCGCTCGACGCGATTCGTTGTTGCAAGCTCGGCCTGGATCGCGGCATCGCCGGTGCGTTGGTCGGCCCCTCGGCCTTCTACTGCAAGCATCCGGCGCAGCAGTTCACGGATGACGTGGCTGCCCGTCTGACCGACGAATTCATCGCTGGCGATCTCGCACTCGCCGCCGAATGA
- a CDS encoding CDP-alcohol phosphatidyltransferase family protein, which yields MNAKRPPEVEGWLNMHIYHPLSNRLAVLLRPTGVTPNMVSVAGFASICAAGAAYTGLAWPVSAALGFLLHVSWHVIDGADGALARMTGKASAIGELVDGLCDYAGHVVLYVMLASFLADWIGGWAWVAATCAGASHIIQANHTESERRIYRWWAYGTGWIGQAQQAGGNMFGMFGGRNWITLAFGWLVYPYLWLSRVMNPNSAEIDAALAAAARDPALLERMRTIVRDEAKAAVLFQHLVGPNPRAIVLGIAMAFGSPLWFFLFTVGPQNVMLALSVHTHHAMNRRVARRLQAELAAPGFS from the coding sequence ATGAACGCGAAGCGCCCGCCCGAAGTCGAGGGCTGGCTGAACATGCATATCTATCACCCGCTGTCGAACCGGCTGGCGGTGCTGCTGCGGCCTACCGGCGTTACTCCGAACATGGTCTCGGTGGCGGGTTTCGCATCCATCTGCGCGGCGGGGGCCGCCTATACCGGCCTGGCATGGCCAGTCTCGGCCGCGCTCGGCTTCCTGCTCCACGTCTCATGGCACGTGATCGACGGCGCCGACGGCGCGCTGGCCCGGATGACCGGCAAGGCCTCGGCGATCGGCGAGCTGGTCGACGGTCTGTGCGATTATGCCGGCCACGTGGTGTTGTACGTTATGCTGGCGTCGTTCCTCGCCGACTGGATCGGCGGCTGGGCGTGGGTGGCGGCGACCTGTGCCGGCGCATCGCACATCATCCAGGCCAACCACACCGAGAGCGAGCGGCGAATCTACCGCTGGTGGGCCTACGGCACCGGCTGGATCGGCCAAGCGCAACAGGCCGGCGGCAACATGTTCGGCATGTTCGGGGGACGCAACTGGATCACGCTGGCGTTCGGCTGGCTGGTCTATCCCTATCTCTGGCTGTCTCGGGTGATGAACCCGAACTCCGCCGAGATCGACGCCGCGCTGGCCGCCGCCGCGCGGGATCCCGCGCTGCTGGAACGGATGCGCACAATCGTCCGCGATGAGGCCAAGGCCGCGGTACTCTTCCAGCATCTCGTCGGCCCGAACCCGCGGGCGATCGTGCTCGGGATAGCAATGGCATTCGGTAGCCCGCTGTGGTTCTTCCTGTTCACGGTTGGACCACAGAACGTGATGCTGGCGCTTTCGGTCCACACCCACCACGCGATGAACCGCCGGGTGGCAAGGCGGCTGCAGGCTGAACTGGCGGCCCCGGGTTTTTCCTGA
- a CDS encoding plasmid stabilization protein gives MPQGDKSSYTDKQKRKAEHIEKGYENRGVSKKEAESRAWATVNTESGGGKLSGSGRGKRENHASSRRGGRIGGSSQSSASRSAAAKKGWETRRRNAG, from the coding sequence ATGCCGCAGGGCGACAAGAGCAGCTACACCGACAAGCAAAAGCGCAAGGCCGAGCATATCGAGAAGGGCTACGAAAATCGCGGCGTGAGCAAAAAGGAGGCTGAGAGCCGCGCCTGGGCCACGGTCAACACGGAATCGGGCGGCGGCAAGCTGTCGGGTTCGGGCCGCGGTAAACGCGAGAATCACGCGTCCTCACGCAGGGGCGGCCGGATCGGTGGATCGAGCCAATCGTCCGCGTCGCGCTCGGCAGCGGCCAAGAAGGGTTGGGAAACGCGTCGCCGCAACGCCGGCTGA
- a CDS encoding DNA topoisomerase IB has protein sequence MHYANTDTPAITRRKLRGHWAYYTPDGERITSREEIDRLNSIGLPPAYTNAWFAADADSHILAIGYDARGRKQYRYNPAFTARRDNRKFGGCAAFGHDLPKIRARVEKDLGKRGLTPERAVASVVRLLDSGRIRIGNESYTKANGSFGATTLRRKHARLTGNRLCLQFKAKSGKQCTLTVTDRRLIRFVRQVQELPGQNLFQYQGEDGDFHPIHSSDVNAYIHETMGEGYTAKDFRTWRASVLAFEYLMEQEEGPRLKGMLAHVSEHLGNTPAIARKSYVHPALVELARTGNGRKLPARLPRATRWLTSGERGFLAFIDRKSSRSK, from the coding sequence ATGCATTATGCAAACACCGACACGCCCGCGATCACGCGCCGCAAGCTGCGCGGCCACTGGGCCTATTACACGCCTGACGGCGAACGGATCACCTCGCGCGAAGAAATCGACCGGCTCAATTCGATCGGCCTGCCGCCGGCGTATACCAATGCATGGTTCGCCGCCGATGCGGATTCGCACATCCTGGCGATCGGCTACGATGCGCGGGGGCGAAAACAGTATCGCTATAATCCCGCGTTCACCGCCCGGCGTGACAACCGCAAGTTCGGCGGCTGCGCGGCGTTCGGGCACGATCTGCCGAAGATTCGCGCGCGGGTGGAGAAGGACCTCGGCAAGCGTGGGCTGACCCCCGAGCGCGCGGTCGCGTCGGTCGTGCGCCTGCTCGACAGCGGGCGTATCCGCATCGGCAATGAGAGCTATACCAAGGCGAACGGCAGTTTCGGGGCGACCACGCTGCGCCGCAAGCATGCGCGGTTGACCGGCAACCGGCTGTGCCTTCAGTTCAAGGCCAAGTCGGGCAAGCAATGCACCCTGACCGTGACCGACCGGCGGCTGATTCGCTTTGTGCGGCAGGTGCAGGAACTGCCGGGCCAGAACCTGTTCCAGTACCAGGGCGAGGACGGCGATTTCCACCCGATCCACTCGTCCGACGTCAACGCCTACATCCACGAAACGATGGGCGAGGGCTACACCGCCAAGGATTTCCGCACCTGGCGCGCGAGCGTGCTCGCGTTCGAATATCTGATGGAGCAGGAGGAAGGGCCGCGGCTCAAGGGCATGCTGGCCCATGTCTCCGAGCACCTCGGCAATACCCCGGCGATCGCCCGCAAATCCTATGTCCATCCGGCGTTGGTCGAGCTCGCACGCACCGGGAACGGCCGCAAGCTGCCGGCCCGGCTCCCCCGCGCGACCCGCTGGCTGACCTCTGGGGAGCGCGGCTTTCTCGCCTTCATCGATCGCAAATCCAGCAGGAGCAAGTGA
- a CDS encoding DUF4142 domain-containing protein, which produces MILRASALTLSLLALMACGSSPGDTASDANNETSTPAPATTVAVQQFVDTVGASDLYETEAGRLAQHKGSAQAVKDFGAMMVKDHANSTADLKAAVATNPDLMLSPQLTADQQAKLDQLKGASGSAFDDAYAMQQVAAHEDALGLLKDYGTSGTEAALRDFAGKAAPVVAHHLEMARKLP; this is translated from the coding sequence ATGATATTGCGTGCCTCTGCCCTCACACTTTCACTGCTGGCGCTAATGGCCTGCGGGTCCTCCCCTGGCGATACAGCGTCGGACGCCAACAACGAGACGTCGACTCCGGCTCCCGCTACCACTGTTGCGGTGCAGCAATTTGTCGATACAGTGGGGGCGAGCGATTTGTACGAAACCGAGGCAGGCAGGCTCGCCCAGCACAAGGGCAGCGCGCAGGCGGTGAAGGATTTCGGTGCGATGATGGTGAAAGACCACGCGAACTCGACCGCAGATCTGAAGGCCGCGGTCGCGACCAACCCCGACCTGATGCTTTCACCTCAACTCACTGCCGACCAGCAGGCAAAGCTCGACCAACTCAAGGGCGCAAGCGGTTCCGCCTTCGACGATGCCTACGCAATGCAGCAGGTGGCGGCGCATGAGGATGCGCTGGGGTTGCTCAAGGATTACGGCACCAGCGGGACCGAAGCCGCGTTGCGCGATTTTGCCGGCAAGGCCGCCCCGGTTGTCGCACATCATCTTGAAATGGCGAGGAAACTGCCTTGA
- a CDS encoding glycosyltransferase family 4 protein, whose protein sequence is MKIAQVAPLAESVPPKLYGGTERVVSWLSEELVRQGHDVTVFASGDSVTSARLIAVTEQALRLNPAVKDTLGYHVMMLEEVRRRAHEFDVIHFHIDLIQAPFERTLGIPSLTTLHGRLDLPDLAPFYRAFPDLPLVSISDNQRLPMPPVNWLGTVYHGLPETLLPANVDPQGGYLAFLGRISPEKRPDRAIEIAAQTGVPLKIAAKIDNADRDYWNEVIAPLVEKHGDVVEFVGEINDQQKAQFLGNARALLFPIDWPEPFGLVMIEAMACATPVIAFRCGSVPEVIDHGVSGFIVESVAEAVGAVGRLDELPREGVRHQFEKRFSAARMARDYVALYERLVEENLHRADNVVLLHEPERALTPRTA, encoded by the coding sequence CTGAAGATCGCCCAGGTCGCTCCGCTTGCCGAAAGCGTTCCGCCCAAGCTTTACGGCGGCACCGAACGGGTCGTCTCGTGGCTGTCCGAGGAGCTGGTGCGCCAGGGCCACGACGTGACCGTCTTCGCCAGCGGCGATTCGGTGACTTCAGCGCGCCTGATCGCGGTGACCGAACAGGCGTTGCGCCTGAACCCGGCGGTCAAGGACACGCTCGGCTATCACGTGATGATGCTCGAGGAAGTGCGCCGCCGCGCGCATGAATTCGACGTGATCCACTTCCATATCGACCTGATCCAGGCGCCATTCGAACGGACCTTGGGCATCCCCTCGCTGACTACGCTCCACGGCCGACTCGACCTGCCGGACCTCGCGCCGTTCTACCGCGCGTTCCCGGATCTTCCGCTGGTCTCGATCTCGGACAACCAGCGCCTGCCGATGCCGCCGGTCAACTGGCTCGGCACGGTCTATCATGGTCTGCCCGAGACCTTGCTGCCGGCCAATGTCGATCCGCAGGGCGGTTACCTTGCCTTCTTGGGTCGGATTTCGCCCGAAAAGCGGCCCGATCGCGCGATCGAGATCGCCGCGCAGACCGGCGTTCCGCTCAAGATCGCGGCCAAGATCGACAATGCCGACCGCGATTACTGGAACGAGGTGATCGCGCCGCTGGTGGAGAAACACGGCGACGTGGTCGAATTCGTGGGCGAGATCAACGATCAGCAAAAGGCCCAATTCCTCGGCAATGCGCGCGCGCTGCTGTTCCCGATCGACTGGCCCGAACCCTTTGGCCTGGTAATGATCGAGGCGATGGCCTGCGCCACCCCGGTGATCGCGTTTCGCTGCGGCTCGGTCCCTGAAGTGATCGACCACGGAGTTTCTGGCTTCATTGTCGAAAGCGTGGCCGAAGCGGTCGGCGCGGTCGGCCGGCTGGATGAGTTGCCGCGCGAAGGCGTGCGCCATCAGTTCGAGAAGCGCTTCAGCGCCGCACGGATGGCGCGGGATTACGTCGCACTTTACGAGCGCCTGGTAGAAGAGAACCTTCACCGGGCGGACAATGTCGTGCTGTTGCACGAGCCGGAAAGGGCGCTCACACCGAGAACCGCCTGA